AGTTAGTATCCATCTATAGTTAAAGTTGTAATAAGTAAATACAAATTGCATTGCTACAGCATAGTTGTAAGGGatctcatatttttatacattggattgtattgtatttatcCTATATTACttacaaatcattttaaaaccaaaacgtTATCTgcattgttataatttttgacAGACGctgaaacacaaaatattttatagtctgtAAATCTTGAACTCacatttttgaagtttattgtaGAATCTATGATTCTATGATTGACAGTGACATGATATGATTTGACAGCTAACAGCTGATGTTTGTTGAGCTGGTGCACGCTGGTTTGTTTACTAACAATTTTCAGTGAAAGATTCGCATTAATTAAAACTCCATACGTGGAATGTTAGTCAATATGACTTGAACCAAATCTTGGATAagtacaaacattcatacatcaTGTCTAATCAAGAAGTATTACAAGAGTATTCAGATTCTATTAAGAATCTCAAGAAACAGTGTATTGACGCGGGTATGAGTGAAGAAGAATTCAAACTGATGTACTTCCAACTCTTAAAACACTGGAAAATAATGGCCGGCCAGAAAACAATACTCGCCGttctatttcaaatactttCTCATACTTCTAggtgtttttattgtattgtacaCTTTATATTATTCTAAGGCTGTCTACAGTAGTATAGTATGCAATCTTCAAGAGTATATTTATCCTGGTTTAAAGCTCTTGAGAAGACTATCCATTCCGTTTATATCTTTATTCCCATCTTTGACAGGTGAGTGAgaaaaagtttgaatattttttgacaaattcaTACAGACCgctgtattatatttattctacgTAGCGGCTTTACTACCAGTCTACCAATATAAAATTTCTACGCAAACATTTCTTTTCAAGTTggatatggttttttttttttcaatttcatgcCACAGCTACCATATAAAATAGAACCAATATTCCTACTTTCAGAGTATTATCACGAAACATGTTTAATTCAAAACCCCTACTTTGCTGTGGTAGACATGGACTGTTGGCCTTGCAGTACAGTCAACAATATCAGGGAAGTAAATGACCCCATCCCTGTTAATCAACAACAAACAGCACCCTTTATTTATGAGGTAACttttagaaatacaatttttttaaataattataaaaataaacttatatcaGTTAATGTAATATCATACTGTTGCAGACTGAACAACAAGTTATAAATATGGAAGCCCTGAAGAAAatgtacacaaaaaataaaaatatatttgataaagaatctcctaaaattttaacaaataataaatattatataagtcCAGATGATTTATTTAACCAGAGAATAGATGAcaagaatttttatatttggtaaaGTATCTATTTCTGTGGCCTATTTTTGTCCTAATATCGGGTAAAATGAATTTTTAACAGTCTTTGTTTTCCAGGAAATTCAATAATATGAATGTGGCAAAGCTGCTTCGACAAATCATCCCTAGACCTAAAGTTGTGCCAAAGTTTGGACAAAGTACTGAACGATTTATCATAGTTGATAGTAGTCAGCAGACTTTTAATATACCAGATACTGAATGCAGTTTCTCATTCCTACTGGCATTAAGTGGGTCTAGGGAGATCAATTTGGTACCAGCTGAAGAATGCAAGCATCAATGTAAATCACTCAAACTTGAATTAAAGGAgacttatttatgtaagtatttattttgagatttaaGTTAACTGCCTGACTAATAGAGCAAAGtcagaaaatatagaaaaaaaactgaaggTTTTATATATAGCccatcagatattttttttattatttactaactgttttcggcggtttcacccgcgtagtattttttcttcttttccgcaatttttctatattttcacTGTTTAAACCTTCCTTggactggtacgaatatttcaagaccaAATAGCTTCAGCCATTCTCgtgttttagcgagactaatgaacagcaattcatttttatacataagaagaagaagagaacTCCTCATAACATTATTCACATACCTAGCAAGGTTGATGGGTTTaggagttatttttaaaatgttattttttttcagtatggTATAATTGGTGGTACTGGCGACCGGCAGTGCAGCAATCTATGGGCAATCACACTTCATTGCCCATGTCGGCTCATACTGCTGACAAAGGATGAAATaccaaagaataaaaacaattgaatggaATGTACAAAACaccaatttattaacaaaataaataaaattaactaaaaatcaACTACTATACTTTCATTCAAACTTTGCTTTCAACTTGTCTTTAAGGAATACTGGTATTAAGGAGACTAGTGCGAATACGCTGAGGACTGTGACAGACGTCCACGACCACGCGTCGCTGGTGGACGTCAGTGTGTGCAGGGTCTGTCCAGCTTGGATTGCCACAAACGATGGCGGCGCCACgcctggaaataaaaaaaataaaatagatagtataacggtaaaacggggtgaatagagtttcaaggggtgaatagagaatagtgttttttaagGGGTTACATgaaaattttcttacattaaaatgcttagacacagttactttatgaaatacttgtgagtttgcgtataatctttatgttttgtctagttaaacgtccaaattttaataaaaactctgtttctatccaccccaaaaaaccctctattcaccccgttttacggtagtCAATACTTTTTAGGTTTAGGTAAGTAAATTATCGATTCAAGCAAGTTGTAGATACATCAAATTTAGTTTGGACAGTCAGCCATTATTGCTCATACATATAAGTGCAAGCTCAGCACAAGTGAGTTGGTCTagatttattactgtttttaataCTTCCTATGCTATGGCCATGAATATAAAGAAGCATTTAAGTAACAATGATggatttacatatttaatgagCATGacatgtacatacataaaacaagttataaaataatcagATCGAAAAAACGTGTGAGCATTATTCAGTCTTGGCCACAGTCATTATAGTGCTAAAATACAGAAAATCAAACAGATAAACACtgaatttgtgtaaataataattggggAGTTAAAATTAATCGAGTTATGATGAACTTACCAATAAATGTTCCAAGTGCAAATGGCATTAATGGCACACCAATCACAGGTGCTGACATATTTATAAACCAGTTTGGTAAAAACGGTGTCACcctcaaaaatattatgtagttgAGGCAAGTTATTACTGTGCTTCGTCACTGCTCTTGCCCATTGTGCTGCTTTCTCCGGAAAGAATCTCTTCACCAACTTCTTACCAAGAAGGTTGGATAGGAAGAAACATAAACTTGCACCAATGGCTGAACAACAGCATACCAGAAGTAATGCTAATAAAATGGGAACAAAAACCCTGaaagaatacttaaaaaaattgatcCAGGTATTGCAAATGTTTGCAAACTGAGAACTTAGTTAAGGTcattcaatatcaataaaattgtccTGAAAAAACTTGGTTATTTAGAATTATTGGTATCAATAGCATTGTGTAGCATAAGACTGAGGTCCATTGAGTCATGTCAAAAGGATACAATATGTAAACTAAGAAGACTCCAAAtaatacttcataaaaatatttctccttATATCGGTCTAGAACTAAACCTAGTTGTTTGGCATCCTCAAGGTCCCATGGCAAATGCAAGTGCTTTTGTTCATCtctgaaaaaaaagtaaattaggTCATAGATAACTAGACCAGTACTACTGGGTTAAGGTTGATGATGAAATTTTATCTTggattgatatttgtttttttagagaTATTTATTTGGATATGCTTAATACAGTCTATAAcagacatatttatttgatgtttctTTGTTCAAATGACAAAGAATTCTTGTTCTGTCTTCAATATAACTAAAGCTCACTTACTCTTCTAAGTCAGGGAATTGTTTGTATAGGAGACCCAAAGCCAACAGTGAGGATATAAATATAATGGCAACTAGAACTAACGCCTTAGACGTGGACAAGTCTTCTGCACTGGATGTTACACCAGCTACAGAATCTGAAACACACATTATAATGAGAATGCTGAAATAAACACCAGGTATCATAGATTTAACAAGATATCAATGGAATAGGaatataggatttttttatcaaataataactaGCTAAGTAATAAAATAGTGCTATAAAACAACAAAGGAACATTAGGAATAGGTACTTGACATAGGGTGAAACAATCCAATACAATCGGTTCTTATATTTCTTATTCTTGGTCTAGTTATGGTTTGGTGAAGGATATGGACCGTGGAGGAAATAGAGGGATCTTGAATATCACCTTGAATGTTTCGAACACGCGAATTCCTTCTTCTAGGATTATTTGCGCTCATATTTGTggcttaaataaaatcaaattaatttattcagttataTTATTAGTACCCGTAAAGTCTACCTTCACTACTTATCCTATATGTTTAATACAATATCACTCACTTTACaaaaagctattaaattaattataattatctaaaattttatgagTACACTTTGACAATGTTCGAAATTCGAATAAATGACATGACAATTTGATATGGCGCTTGATATCGATGaagtaataaatatagaatGCTTTAGTTCCTTCTAATGTTGTGCTTTAGACAGAGctgcaaataaattaatgctaaCCTAACCCTAAACCCAATTATTGGAACAACTCTGATAGATGACTGAAAAATTGAATCAATTTAATGACATTGACAGCAGTTGTCATTGTCAAAAAACTACAAAGCACCAATCAACGACACACGCATTTCTTCAAACgcataatattgaaatttacttgttttttttaaccataaGGGTTGTTATTTAATACTGAATAGAAGAACAGTATTAAGGTTAATACATTGTAAACATGAAGCCAGTGCTGTgtgatttttaaacattttgttttttatcataatttattacaataccaTATACTCTCAATACTGAGGAGGGTAATGAGCATTTCGTTTAAtgaacttattattattattttactgtttgtattaattaatatcacttagtatgtgtattttcttaattttactgTCGCTTTGGAAACTAGGACTAATGTAAGCAAGTCAAGATTTTCTTTAAGAAGATTTGCCTGATACTAGGACTGTATCTATTAAATGTCCCAATTAAGATGAAAACTAATGAAAAGTCTAAAATCCTTACAAGCCTTTGGTGAAACAGTAATGGATCAATTTTTATTCGAACTGTTTAGCTTCTTATTAGACCCTGTAGCAATGCATAAATTATATCGTTATGGATAACGGACACACTTGCAACATACAATTTTTCTAGTCGTTATATTTAACTTAAGCGTCAGCTATTTGAATTATCAGTCTATTCAAAACCTCCAAATCAAGTAAACTTTAGGTTGTACAAGTATAAGTTGTACCTTAATGAGCCTTCATTTCAAAGATAGTAAAGATCATCGCTAGAAATCAGATACCGGTTAAAAAGAAACGTCGATCGGATCTAGTAACTAGTGTACACATTTTCTATTGCCGGTTAACGCGTACGCGCATCCTGCGTGGGAGGAGGGATAGGGGACTCTCGGAACAGTCGAATGTGATGCCGCGTCTCCCGCGCAGCGCAGAACGTACGGCGATCGCGGCCTAAACACAGCGCATCGACTGCGCTCGCTATTCGCTTCTAATACTCAACTTCCAGTGACAACGATTGTGGACGTTTGGGTGATTAATCAAAGTGTTAATGGATTTAACACAGAAGTTTTATGcaattttcacaataaataatacgacAGTGATATCGGTGAAAGTGAGCTTTCTAAACGAACATAATTATTCCATATTGAGATGTGGTCCTTCATGAATACTTAGGCAGCATACATGAGTGTAAGCAAGGAggtaatgaatattaatattctattattattttaattaatttaaataatgatataatttaaatatttttgtggttcAATAATTAGGTAATAATTGATCACCATAATAATAGTGCATCTATAACCACATAAGATTTGTatgaaactataaaaacggtattaaatttcaaaattggaACAGTCGGTTTTATTGAGcttgtaaaaatatgatataaatgtttgaaGATGGCTGTCTAGTTGATGAACCTTGATGATTGTcttatctaattattttttacaatcttgattttaattacgtagactttactttaaaaaatatatccagACGACTTAATCACACTCAGCTTCTTACCCAATATACATATTACAGTCAGGTGTACAAGCAACGctgtttattaattacttgcCACATAGATGGCACAATACTTATACATGTATCGCACACGTTACAGGTAATGCGAGGAGACATAAGCAAGTTGTGTTGGCTGGTTGCTACACTGGCTCTGGGCTCCGTGTGGGGAGGCGAGGCGTGCGAGCGCGGCTCGAGCTGGTGGGACCGGCAGCGCGGCATCTGTGTCCCATGCACCCGCTGCGACCCCGCCAAACGACTGGTAGTCAGATACCCGTGTGAAATCCACCGGGACACTATCTGCCAGTCGCTTTATGAAGCCCAAATCTCCCCCTTCAATACACCTAAGCAGGTGCATAAAAAAGACAATGAATCGAGTGAACTGGTACCCAGTGATTACGAGTACGAATATGTGGACTACGATAGTGAAGTGACTCCTAGTAACGATGAAGTGACGTGGGACCTGCAGACGACCAGCCTCAGTCTGGCCGCGAGTGGATGCATCGTGTTCTTTGTCGTGGTGCTCGTCATGTCGCTGTACCATGCGAGGCAGTGGAAGGTTATTAAGAAGGCGCTAAAGTCAGGTGTGGAATCTCATCCTATTTAAGTGTAGGGTAAACTTTCCTAAATCGTACTTTTTCCTAAAACGTACCCCATCGAGTTCTCGTTTCGTGAAACTGCAGTGGCGACGCAAGTGctagaaaatgaaactactaGTTGGCATTGTTCCGTGATCCGAGCAACGACTCCATGCTGCcgctccttttaaaattattcaaaaagtaagtaattctgctgttttcaagtaatatttttggttcattcataaggttttcaattttcttcacGCTGGGTTATGTAACTTCGAAGCATCTTTTTTGATTCTATACATAATtgcgttttaaattactgtacatttatgtttaagcCTGACAGCCATTTTGTTACGCGCCAAATTTGAAATCCTTAGTTAACTTGTGCCTAATTCGTACTCATCACTTTGTTCTATTTCGTACCGGTACAAATTaggaataattgtttcttttttttgtttaagatcgaCATGGCTAAGCGACGATACAAAACTTGGTCAAGTGACGATATGGAAAAAGCCCTCAGTGCTTATAAAGatggaagtttaaaatttaatgaaacttgtcgtgtatttaatattccaaaaccGACATTTCGGCGTCATTTAAAAGGATTGAATATGCACGAAGGAATTGGACGtccgaaatatttaacaaaagcaatGGAAGACGAACTAGTTAACCATATATTGGAATTAGAATCCAGATTTTTTGGCGTTACCATACGTGATTTACGCCACTTAGCATACCAATTAGCGGAAAAATATGGTTTGCCTCACAAATTTAATCCGGAAACTAAACTAGCTGGGTGGAAATGgtactataaatttttaaaaacccATCCTCAAATATCTTTAAGGACTCCAGAACCGACATGCATGGCTCGCTGCAaaggctttaacaaaaaaaccgttatggagttttttgataaatacgaAGCTCTTCTTGATGAAGGAAAATTTACGGCCCAGCAAATTTACAACGTGGACGAGACTGGCTTGAGTACAGTGCATAAGCCTCAAAAAGTTCTAGCTCTTAAGGGTAAACATCAAGTTGGTGCCGTTACTAGTGGTGATCGGGGCTTGAACACAACATGTATCTGCTGTATGAACGCTGCCGGAGAATTCATTCCACCTATGCTAATATTCAAACGTAAAAGAATGACGGACGATCTTAAAAGAGGAGGACCACCAAATACAGTATACACTTGCTCTGAGAGTGGCTGGATAACTTCTGAGTTATTCGTCGATTGGTTAAAGCATTTCATAAAGTCTGTAAAGCTGCAAATATCCAAAGAAAACAGGTTCTTCTCATTTTAGATGGGCATTCCACGCATACTAAAAACTTGGATGCCATTAACCTTGCACGAGACTATGGTATTGTAATGCTGTCCTTGCCACCGCACACCACACATAAACTTCAACCATTAGACCGGTCATTTTTTAAGCCACTGAAGCAAAATTTCAATGCTGCTTGTTCATCATGGATGAGAAATCACCCAGACTCCGTAATTAAGCAGGCAAACATATCAGAAATTTTAGGGATTTCTTATCCTCGAGCTGTCTGTATGGAGACAGCCATACACGGATTTGAATCTTGTGGGTTATGGCCTTGCAATCGATTGAAGATCAGAGATGACGAATATGTTATACTGGAAGATAATTATGAAGAGCTACTAGATGTAGGGCCATCAGTTAGCTCCCATTCGACTGTGGCAGCGGAATCTGTAATTGAAGTACAGAATCAGCCAGCGGCATTACCATCTGATATTACACCAACGAAGACCCCTGCAGCATTTACCTCAGATAGAGAGGAGATTTCAAAGTTAGGTTCTCCGTCAGCGTCATCTATTAGAAGTTTAACTAATACCCTGCAAAATCACGAacttgaagaaaatattatcgTAGACATGCAACCCAACAACAGTGAGAGTCCGAAATCAAACGCAATTCGAGCAACCATACAAAGCCTTTCTCCATTGATTAGTCTACATAAGCCAAAAagggtagtaaaaaataaaacaacatctcaaGTACTTACAGAAAGtccttataaaaaagaattagaaaataagttaatagattcaaaaaataaaaaacctaacgaGTCAAAAAAGAAGGCTGtatgtaaaaatttaagtgGACAAGAAGTCGTCAAGAGGAAGAAATCCGAAGAAAGAAAGGTTacgaagaaagcaaaaaaagaaaaggagaacGAAGAACAAAGCTGGTATTGTTTCTTCtgtaaagagaataaaaaagaagacatgataCAGTGCACAGAGTGTGAAACCTGGATTCACGAACTTTGTGCCGGAGTTGACAAAAATgcacgtaattttatttgtgatgattGCAAAGAATTAGAAACAACAATAAGATATGCTATGcatacttaaaatgttaaatttatattagtaattatACCACAGATCTCGACAAACTAATCAGATTAGTTAAGCAATATAGTTACTATTACTTATGTATGTCAATTACTGTGATTATGAGACTGATATTAATCATAGGATCTTAAGTTTGTTATAGAGATATACGGGTACGATTAAGGAATATACAGGTACGTTTTAGGAAGATTTAAGCCTAAATCGTAccttttccactttttttttatttaattttttctaagAAGTTATCTAAGTTTGAGttccatttgttatttttgttgattacttAATAAGTAAAGATTCTTGAAACACCAATTGAATgttcatttcttatttatatttccaaataagtAGCATATTCTCTTAGGGGGTACGAATAAGGCAAGTTTCCCCTACCTGGTTTTAGAAGGTACTTGTCTGGCTGTTCATGTCGAGTTAAGTTTTCAAAGCGTTTGTTTTCCATGTCTCAAGTTGCCAGGATAATATgctattctaataaaatttgcTATTCTATTATATGCAACTTGATCGAAGCTTGACAAGAAGGCAGCAGTCTTACCTCATTCAATGACAATTGTTGCTTCACTAGCTGTGCAGAAACTCTTATGAGAAATCATTAGACTTAGTTTAATGACGGATCCGTGCTTTGTCGTTCGTTAAGAGCATCACTAATAATCATGACCTAATCCTTTTTATGATGCAGCTAGCATCAAACATCTGCAATACAAAGCGAGTGGAATAAAGTATCCAGAGACTAGCTAGGTTTCACCAGAGAATTCATTCAAAATATCTCCTCCTTTATGAATGTGACACCCTTCCTCTGTCCTTCCTTAGGGATCAAAAGTAATCCGAaccatattttatcaataaggGTACAACGTATTAGTCGTGAAAGCGGAACAAACAGACAGGCTCAGTTAGTTTCccatttataaaattagcatGGATCAATGCAAATGAAATTTTCTCAAGCTAACGAAGTAGAAGCAATGAAACATCAGTAGCAACGAAATgcatagattatttttaaatcgttatGAAAACCAGCGTAAGCTGCAAAATATATCGGAACAGAGATATATCACAAGTACTACCAATTCCGAAGTGTAcagaatgtaattattttaccttCTCTTCGTCACTGTCACTGTACCTACCTACAACAAAGCTTTTATTGTTGTAGAGCATGATTTTATTACCAAACTAGCGTCTGTTCGGACTAAGTAGACAACCCACAGAGTTCGTTATTCCACTGACTACGGACACTACTGTTGATATGCGGCAGACGTCATCGGCGTCTGGATCATAAAAACTACATTACACGGAGGTCGCGCGAGCTGATCGTTCATCCTGAATAAATAAACCACAAGTTATGCCGCGTCCAACGTGTTTACACCAtgcgaattatttatttaaagacggTTTTAGTTCTTATTGGGCGTTATTGCAATCGCCTCTGCATATTCAGTTTTTGTTTCTGTTATTTTCGcctaaggttatttttttagtaagtagatggtacccaaaaatattttaaaggaaatgtgACATTATTGTCAAACCTAGAGtgcattttgcaaaaaaatcgATTATCGATCTACAATTACTAACAAGGCTATCTAAACGAATCAATATTGCAAACGTTTGCATACGTTAAATTTCTGCTTCCACCCAAAACACCACGTAAATACGTACTGACCTAAGTCCCAGTACATCTTagtatcaatcaaaataattgaagtaaAAACTCATAAATCTAAGCTAAGCTTGCAGGCGTAGGCGTAAACCCAATTCTacagcggcgcgcgcgcaccaaTCCCATGTAAACAATACCAGTTTGTTTGAACATGTGCGCTACTAATTTTGACCTGCGTAGCGGACCGCACGCGTAACAATAGCTAACGGTTTTCGTTGCATTGGACTATTCCAAAATTAGAACTGTAATAATGTAATCCAGTTACTTTCTTCATCCGCCAATCCTTTACATAACTACCTTCCTGCAAGTGTTGTTCATGACGCATTGGTATATTAATGTTGATTCCTGAAATTTCAGATGTACAGATTTGACAGCGAAACTTAAGTTAATGGAGGCGGGAGGCGAAACGTCGGCGGAGCCAGTCGTGGCGGCCGACCACCACATCTACTGCAACATTCACGTGGGCAAGAGGCGTTACTCGGTACGTCTTTAAACATAAGCATAGTCGGTAATGAGCTGCATGATAATGTTCTGACCGAAGTAATTAAACGATTGTCTAATTTTGGCTACAAATAAGATGCTTTGAATGTTCAGAGAACAAAAGCGTGCCTAAAAAGGGAATGTTTACGCGGTCATAACTCTCATTAACGCTCAGGTCGGGAGTGTGGATCCTCGCTGCGGTGTCTGGCGCCATTCCCAGTCAAGTTTAAAATACGGGCTCGTGTGGGCGTGGGCTGCGCTTGCGTCTGTCTGGCGATGGCGCcagcatattatttattttcgatcgGAACGTCCTCGAGGTCACATTCGGGTTGTACTTATGCCATAATTCTAAGTAATCCTTATCAGATCCAAAAAACTTGCCCAAGACTGAGTTTGCTAAATTTTATGCAtagttttaacttaaaaagGTTCTTCACT
The DNA window shown above is from Trichoplusia ni isolate ovarian cell line Hi5 chromosome 2 unlocalized genomic scaffold, tn1 tig00000603_group1, whole genome shotgun sequence and carries:
- the LOC113506153 gene encoding LOW QUALITY PROTEIN: transmembrane protein 41 homolog (The sequence of the model RefSeq protein was modified relative to this genomic sequence to represent the inferred CDS: inserted 1 base in 1 codon; deleted 1 base in 1 codon); translated protein: MSANNPRRRNSRVRNIQDSVAGVTSSAEDLSTSKALVLVAIIFISSLLALGLLYKQFPDLEEDEQKHLHLPWDLEDAKQLGLVLDRYKEKYFYEVLFGVFLVYIFLQTFAIPGSIFLSILSGFLFPFXLALLLVCCCSAIGASLCFFLSNLLGKKLVKRFFPEKAAQWARAVTKHSNNLLNYIIFLRVTPFLPNWFINMSAPVIGVPLMPFALGTFIGVAPPSFVAIQAGQTLHTLTSTSDAWSWTSVTVLSVFALVSLIPVFLKDKLKAKFE
- the LOC113506154 gene encoding tumor necrosis factor receptor superfamily member wengen-like; the encoded protein is MSVSKEVMRGDISKLCWLVATLALGSVWGGEACERGSSWWDRQRGICVPCTRCDPAKRLVVRYPCEIHRDTICQSLYEAQISPFNTPKQVHKKDNESSELVPSDYEYEYVDYDSEVTPSNDEVTWDLQTTSLSLAASGCIVFFVVVLVMSLYHARQWKVIKKALKSGVESHPI